Within the Nicotiana tabacum cultivar K326 chromosome 11, ASM71507v2, whole genome shotgun sequence genome, the region GAACTCAAGATCATCTCTTGAGCCATAGACAGAGAAAGTTTCGATGCAGCAATAGATGCAGTGCTAACACCCCGAATGGGAAACCCTAGCAGAAGAAGAAGTTAgtaaatttcaaataaatatgaaAGCAAGGTAGAACATTGAATAGATACCATGAGTCTTCACTTTCCAACAAAACCTATTAGAAAGGTACTTCCAGGACATTCCTTCCATAGGAGCAACAACCAACAATTTTTCTACCCAAGCACGGAAGTCTGGAATTTCTTCAACAActtccatggttgctgaaaagagagaaaaaaaaaaccacGAGATTGTAAGTTCTTTTTTCttcaataaagaaaaaagaagaagaaagtatgAAAataaacttacgtgcaaagttccatttTTCTGGAAAAAGGCATGTTCTCTTCACCCACTAAACCACTTGTGGGAACAACAACGAAACGAGCATACCAGCCAtgatccttgtcatcttcagggctaacCAAAACTCTCTTACTTCTGGCCACGAGAGTAAATACCCCAGAACGAAACAACTTGGGGGAATAAAGATGAATCAAGTGATAGAAGGTAAAGGGTAAAAAGGCCAAATTAGACAAGTATCTTAAGCATGCCACAACTCTCCATACGATAGGACCAATCTATCCTAAACAAACGTTAAAAAAACGGCAAAATTCTATAATGACTGGGTCAATAGGTGGTCTGAAGCCTAATGTAAAGGGATAGAATAACCAGCTTTGTATGAAGTGATCCTTTGATTTGCGTTAGGGACTAAAATTGGGAAATCAACTTTTCAATGACATTCTCTTCGCACAAGAGAAATCAAACCCTCAGTAATCTGGGAAGGGTAAACATCAGCACGATCATGAAAAGTCATAGAAGTAACTTGGTTTCTAATTGATTCATGATCAGTAGAGAAGGAAAGTTCAACGGGGATAATTTCATCAACAGTGTGTTCCCGAAGAGGTTTACTTGAATCCCTACTTCTGGTAGAGGATCTATGAGAAGAAGAAGCCCTAGTTCTAGAAGATGAAGGGGTAGCAACACTGGGTTGAGAAGTAGAACCACGAATAGATACAGATCTTAAGCTACGTAATCTGCCACCTGTTCTACTCCTGACAGGAGCAGATGAAGAGGGAAGTTCATCTACTATAACTACTCTACGAGGATCAGGGTTTGGTGAAGACATGGTTGTATAAGAAAATAATACTTGCCAGTAAACAAGAACTATTATGGAAGAAGAATACTGTAGATTGAAGGTTTTTCGTGAAAGCAAAGGCATAAGAGGTATTTTTAAGAAAAAGCAAGCGTTCTGTAAAGGGAGTCATGATGGAAACATCATAATGAAACATTCACTTCGTGACTGACGCAGCCGCAAAAAAGCCCTAACAATCGCTGAAGAGTTGTAGGTCCAATCAATGAATGCCATGTGGATTAAATATAAGTGACATACGACGCATTAATTCTGAAGAAGGCACAATAATACATAGGAAACGGCGGCAAAAGATTCCCGCCATAAATgtgatccacttcccaaatattcaattgttGAATAAttggcaagtggggggactatatgtattggtaaaaataaatattacatgtGGAATTATATATGTGGCTGATATGGCAAGACACGTGGATCACTAAGAAAGCAACAGTTGGAGAGTTGCATTAAAAGATGCACGAGTCGTAATAGGTACGATTAAATCACTCACGAGATGAAAGAGGTACGGTCGCTCGAGCCTAAATTACTAAATGAAGATACACTGGTATGATGAATCAAGACAGTAAAGAAGGAGGATTCACGAATCGTCAATTAATGAGGAAGAAGGATCATAAATGTTACACAATCTTCATGAACAGTTACGATTGCCAATTGTAATGTCTCATTAAtgtcattaatgctcataatgattCGGTCATAAAAGGGAAGAAACGTTGTACTTATAGATTCCTATATAAGGGAAGGAGAtttcatttgtaaggacacgttctgattattattggaatacaattactttcttttgctttcaatCGATTACTTTGCTATTTCTCATATTAATTTCCTTTCTTATTATTGAGAGAATACGAGATTTCTTGCTTATCAGTAGCCCGAGTACTTCTAAAAGTAGGCTTTGACTGAGAATctaattttttggttaaacacccTATTACCCTCAAAGATTCTAAAAAATATTGATAAAATCCAACGAAACTTCTTATGGGGTACAAATGCCACCTCTAAAAAACTCCATCTTATAAAATGGGACACTATCACCAAGGACAAAAAGGAGGGTGGTTTAGGGATTCATACGGCCAAGGGCAAAAACTTAGTAAACCTTGCCAACCTGTCTTGGAGGCTCCTCTCAAACACTCATTCCCCCGGGTAAAAATAATTCATGCGCTTCATAGTACTAGAAAAATTTAAGAATTCTTCGTTTATTTGGTATAACATTATTCATGGATGGGATATTTGTAGCAAAGGTATTAGATACAAATTATCAAATCTCAGTGTTTGGAACAACAGTTGGATTCATCAATCCCCACCATTACGCCAATACATTTATGGTCCCCTAACCCAGCATGACGATAGGCTAGCTATTAAGGATATATGGATTAATAATCAGCGGGACTTATCAAAAATTTCCATAGAACTTCAACCCTTCTTGATCAACAAAATAAATTCCACCACTCCTAACTCCAAAAACTTTGACACTCCTATTTGGTCACTAACCACAAATTGTCACTTTACTAGCAAGCCGTGCTACAACCTATTAGGCACTCAATCAGACGATGGTAAGGATTAAGCTTGGATTTGGAAGATGACTTgtccaaacaaaataaaattcttGATTTGGAAATGCTACCATGAGAGACTACCTACTAGAAGCTACTTAAATCACATTGGTATAAACATTGACCCTACTTGCACCTTTTGCGAGAGTCATAAGGAAACCATTACCCACATATTCATGCACTGCACAACCGTAAGAGATTTTTGGCTACAGTTAGGGATAGATATGGAAAGCTGGAATATAACTGGTAATTGGTTGATCAACATTCGCGATTACAACTGTTTACTAAAAAAGGGCATCATCAATTGGAAAGAATTGTTTCCTTTTGCTATATGGACTATTTGGGTGAATATAAACAACAACTTATACAATAACACCACAAACAAAGAATTCAGTATGCTTACAAGCTATCAGTGGAATTTAAACTCCTCACTGACAAGGAAGATATGCCACAACAAAAAATCCCAATCTCAGTAAAATGGCTTAAGCCAACTTGTAACCACATTAAGCTTAACATCGATAGTTCCTTTAAACAAGAAACTTCTCTATGTGGCTTTGGGGGCCTGTTCATGGACAATAAGGGTAAGTGGGTGGTTGGATTCCAAGGGTCTCTACCAGGTCGATCTCCATTGCATGCTGACCTGATGGCACTAAAGACATGCCTACATCTTGCAATGGAACAAGGTTTCACTAACTTAGAAGTGGAATCAGACTCTACGGATGTCATTAGCTGCTTAGAAAATGGCAACACATCCCTTAACAACATTATTCATGAATGCAGGTCATTGATGAACCAGATGAAAGTTCAAACAATCCAGCACAACTTCAGAGAGGCCAACAAGCCAGCACACAAGCTGGCTAAAAATGCTATTCAGGAAAGCATTGGTAGGGATCTTGCAATTATGTACTATCCACCATCTTTTGTAACCGCTGTCTTATCCTATGACTATGAAGGTCCTGTCTACCTAGTTAAAAACATTAGCAAAGATGCATGCTCTAAGCTTGCATCGTTTGGAAATAAAAATGTCCTATGTGACATTAGTAGTTTCTTTAATAGCCAAGTAGGTAATGTGCCTTCGGACAATGCTAAACTATGTAAACTCTATGttatgatatttatataatatatcCCTGCTTATAAAAAATGACAGGTAGCAGATAAGCACAGAGTCATAGAAGGAACGTAACAATTAAGAGTCACAAGCCAATAAGGAAGGCATCAACTTCAACTAAAACATATAAGTGCAAAATATCATGTAAGAAGTATCATGAATGCTAACAACGCCAAATAAAGTATGTAAGAGTAATCATGTGCCAACAATTTACAATTAAATACATGAAAGATGCCTAAGAGTTTAAACCGATAGAAATCTCACATATAAgctcgagtacgtactcgtcacctcgcgtacacgaattTTAAATTGCACAAatgactcaatgcctaagggaaatcctccccccccccacaaaaggttaggcaagatacttacctcaaagaagctagatcattattctaaaatgaacttcttgagtgaaacaacctccggacggctcaaatctaaccaaaataggttctaatcataaataaaactcataagaaatattttcggataataaagcttcaatctttaacaaaaataaaaaagtcaacctaAAAGGGCctgcatctcggaacccgataaaattcaccAAACCCGAACactcattctgatacgagttcaaccatgcgAAAATTAGCAATTTCCGACATCAATTCGTCCTTCATAtaatcatttttcattttgaaagacttcttcaaaaattcccattttccctctactcaaaacactaattataaGATAAAactaaagatggaatcatgaaatataataaatttcgGGTGTTTGTTTGAAAAAACCATGAAAGATCGCTCAAaaccgaggtctacaactcaagatatgGTAAAAAcgccaaaccctcgattttgaaaaaTATACTCTGTTGCCCAGGTATTTACACATTGCGATCGTGGAAGAGATAATGCGACCGCGAAGAAGAAATTACTACTGCCCAAAAATATAACACATGTGATCGATAAGAAGGGAACAACTGCTTCCCAAAGAAACGTACTACGCAATCGCGAAAGAGCACGTGCGATCGCAAAAGGGGAAGAAAAATACCAGCTGCTACGGCTatgctacgcgaacgcggacaTCTGACTGCATAAGCTTCGCGAAAGCATGACCACAATCGCGTTCGCGGTGAACAAAAATCCTGAGCTCCAAGGAACCTTACGCAATCGTATCTTcatcttcgcaatcgcgaagagtaACGGTAACATCAGAAACTAGCAACTCAAAAACCTGaagaaatggcccgtagcccatccaaAATACACCCAAGGCCCCCCGAGACCCCATCGAAACATACCAACatgttccataacataacacagacctgctcgagatctcaaatcacatcaaacaacgtcaaaagcCACGAATCGCACTACAAATCAAACTtacgaactttcaaatcttccaacttccaaaactcgtgccgaaatatgtcaaatcaacccggaatgacgtcgaATTTTGTACGCAAGtaccaaatgacataactgagctaatCAAAGTCACGGAATcgcaatccgaccccgatatcaccaaagtcaactctcggtcaaacctctcaaccttccaaaatttcaactttccaatttcaTCGAAATGCTTCCAATTaccttacggacctccaaatccaaatctggacgcactcctaagtccaaaatcaccatactaaGCTTTTGGaatcctcaaaataccatttcggagtcgtccacacaaaagtcaaactcctgtcaactcttaccgcttaagcttctaaaacaagaatccttcttccgaaTTAATCCGGAACCATCTGAAACCCGAACTCGACCACAGACCCAAGTCACAACACATAAcacgaagttgctcgagaccttaagccaccgaagaggcgctaattctcaaaatgactggtcgagtCGTTATAGAATTAATTGGGTTTAGAATAAGATTTTAGAACTGTAATGGGCCAAAATGAGTTTAACTGGTCAGACTTGACCTTAGTATTCATTTATAAGGCTGGCCCAATTGTCGTACATTCACAAGATGCCTTTATCTTTGATTGCTACACTAGCCTACTAGTCAATAATTCCATAATTTGGCCCACTTCCATAAACGATAAGTCAattcaaacttctaaaaatattttattcattAATAATTTCATAATATAATACCAAAGAATAGAATAATGCTTCAAATATTGGCCATGTGTTCATACCTAATCCGTGGTTGATATTAAACAACTCAtcaatgtctaaaataatcaatgTTAGCCTATGTGTTCATACTCGAACCTTGAATGGACCTATTTCAACTAATAAAAGGGTCGTGTGTGCATTCTCGCTCCATGATCACCGTGTTTAGCCAAGTAGACTTACACGTTCCGTGGTTTGACACACTTAACCAACTAATGACCTTGTGTGCCTACATGCTCGTGGGTCAAAAACAATCAAAAAGAGTTAATCAATAATCAGCGGTAATAATAAGGAGTAAAAAAATATGGAATAATCCAAGAACTAGTTAAAGCCAAGATAAGTTGATTAAGTGATCATGCTAGAATCACAGGATTGGGGTAATGCTTCACACTTTCTCCCTGGTCAATAAAATTGCTTATCCGGTCTTTTATGTTCGCGAACCATAATAATTgaagtcaaaccttcctttgactaagGATTCAAAAAAAAGGTGACTcagaacaccataactcaattcGGAGTGGCGACTGCGTAACAATAATAAAGTAATCCCTATTCAAAATAATATCGCTTTAATGGGAAAAAACTCTTAACGaaagaggaggtgtgacattgTCAATTGATTCTCCATCTTATCGCCATTTGTGGTGAGCCATGATTAACCATGGTGAGTTAAAGGATGTGAACAAGTTTAAACTT harbors:
- the LOC142165719 gene encoding uncharacterized protein LOC142165719, whose translation is MDNKGKWVVGFQGSLPGRSPLHADLMALKTCLHLAMEQGFTNLEVESDSTDVISCLENGNTSLNNIIHECRSLMNQMKVQTIQHNFREANKPAHKLAKNAIQESIGRDLAIMYYPPSFVTAVLSYDYEGPVYLVKNISKDACSKLASFGNKNVLCDISSFFNSQVADKHRVIEGT